From the genome of Acetomicrobium thermoterrenum DSM 13490, one region includes:
- the acpS gene encoding holo-ACP synthase, producing MIKGIGVDVCDIGRIKESIKSGHFLKRAFTDVEIEYALSKARPEQHLAGCFAAKEALSKALTVGLWDLGLKNAWVVRGNEGEPKFGFSASLSEKLCRSGIDKVWLTISHEKEMAAAFVILEALI from the coding sequence TTGATCAAGGGTATCGGGGTAGATGTATGCGATATAGGTAGAATAAAGGAAAGCATAAAGTCGGGCCATTTTTTAAAAAGGGCTTTTACCGACGTTGAGATAGAGTATGCCCTCTCGAAGGCTCGCCCAGAACAGCATTTGGCTGGCTGTTTCGCCGCCAAAGAAGCTCTTTCTAAGGCTCTTACCGTGGGCTTATGGGATTTGGGGCTGAAAAATGCTTGGGTAGTTCGCGGAAATGAAGGTGAGCCCAAGTTCGGCTTTAGCGCATCTTTATCGGAAAAGCTATGTAGAAGCGGGATAGATAAGGTGTGGTTGACAATTAGTCATGAGAAAGAAATGGCAGCGGCTTTTGTTATTTTGGAGGCATTAATATGA
- the ftcD gene encoding glutamate formimidoyltransferase, with product MVKLIECVPNYSEGRREDVIEAIVKPFKETKDCYLLDYRADKDHNRLVVSLVGEPDALGKALVESAEVAIKHIDLNKHEGAHPRIGAVDVIPFVPLRNITMEECVEFSRKFAEDFHRRTSVPVYFYEESALRPERRNLEVIRKGQFEVLKEEISKPERHPDIGSPEMHPTAGATVIGARKFLVAFNVNLHTNDVNIAKAIARAIRSSSGGFSAVKAIGLELKEKNMAQVSMNIVDYEKNALYRVLELIKCEAKRWGVSVAETEVYGMVPAEALLQSTSYYMQISHFDPNQVIELRLLDLLGRD from the coding sequence GTGGTCAAATTAATCGAATGTGTCCCAAATTACAGCGAGGGCAGACGAGAAGATGTCATAGAAGCTATAGTAAAACCCTTCAAAGAAACCAAAGATTGCTATCTATTGGACTATAGGGCGGATAAAGATCACAATCGCTTGGTGGTAAGCCTCGTCGGAGAACCAGATGCACTGGGAAAGGCGCTGGTAGAGTCGGCAGAGGTTGCCATAAAGCATATAGATCTTAACAAACATGAGGGTGCTCATCCGAGGATAGGTGCCGTCGACGTCATTCCCTTTGTCCCCTTAAGAAACATCACTATGGAGGAATGCGTGGAATTCTCGAGAAAGTTTGCAGAAGATTTTCATCGCAGAACTTCCGTGCCGGTATATTTCTACGAAGAATCGGCTTTGAGGCCGGAAAGGCGAAATTTGGAAGTCATAAGGAAGGGCCAATTTGAAGTGTTGAAAGAAGAAATCTCCAAGCCGGAGAGACATCCCGATATCGGTTCGCCCGAGATGCACCCCACAGCAGGGGCTACCGTTATTGGGGCCAGAAAGTTTTTAGTCGCCTTCAACGTTAATTTACATACAAATGATGTCAATATAGCCAAAGCGATCGCCAGGGCCATAAGGTCCTCAAGCGGCGGCTTTTCGGCCGTAAAGGCCATTGGATTGGAGCTTAAGGAGAAGAACATGGCTCAGGTGAGCATGAACATCGTGGATTACGAAAAGAACGCTCTATATCGCGTCTTGGAGCTGATAAAATGCGAGGCGAAACGTTGGGGGGTTTCAGTAGCGGAGACCGAAGTCTATGGCATGGTTCCTGCTGAGGCATTGCTTCAAAGCACTTCTTACTACATGCAGATCTCCCATTTCGACCCCAACCAAGTAATTGAGCTAAGGCTTCTTGATCTTTTGGGCAGGGATTGA
- a CDS encoding cyclodeaminase/cyclohydrolase family protein — MSMKEMSLRSFLVELASDSPAPGGGSVAAFDGAMGASLVSMVARLTVGKEKYKEHQAIMEELMKDCDKMRDEFLDLMDKDSNAFNDFMKAMRLPKNTEEEKKERTFAMQEALKKAALVPMETLRRCLDLAKKAEIAVERGNVNAVTDAGTALLLASSSAKAASYNVLINLKSIKDEGFANQLKSEVESLLKAIDDTVLRGLKSLEENL; from the coding sequence ATGTCAATGAAGGAAATGTCTCTGAGATCTTTTTTGGTGGAACTTGCCTCGGATTCTCCAGCGCCTGGAGGGGGGAGCGTGGCCGCTTTTGACGGTGCCATGGGAGCTTCTTTGGTGTCCATGGTGGCCAGATTGACTGTTGGTAAAGAAAAATACAAGGAACATCAGGCCATAATGGAAGAACTGATGAAAGATTGCGATAAAATGCGAGACGAGTTTTTGGATCTAATGGACAAAGATTCAAATGCATTTAACGATTTTATGAAGGCCATGCGCCTTCCCAAAAACACTGAAGAAGAAAAAAAGGAAAGGACTTTTGCCATGCAGGAGGCCCTTAAAAAAGCAGCCTTGGTTCCAATGGAAACGCTCAGGAGGTGCCTTGATCTTGCAAAAAAGGCGGAAATAGCCGTCGAAAGGGGTAATGTCAATGCCGTAACGGATGCAGGAACAGCGTTGCTTCTTGCTTCAAGTTCTGCCAAAGCCGCCTCCTACAACGTATTAATTAACTTGAAAAGCATTAAAGACGAGGGCTTCGCCAATCAATTAAAATCCGAGGTTGAATCCTTGTTAAAGGCTATTGACGATACCGTTCTAAGGGGATTAAAGAGCTTGGAAGAGAATTTGTAA
- the hutI gene encoding imidazolonepropionase encodes MTLKLFRNARIYTPLDKGRPLKGSEMNQIYSEEKGAILVRDGYIESIGQELEVLKSVTEDALEIDLGGRCVIPGFVDPHTHACFVGTREREFIMRLQGASYLEILKMGGGILSTVDRVRSASRDELYASTEEVINRALKNGTTAMEIKSGYGLSLEHEVKMLEVIDALKGKPVDIVATFMGAHAVPREYKDNPKAYVDLVVEEMIPHIAAKGLARYCDVFCEEGVFSVDDAKRILLAARKCGLGLKIHADEVYDLGGAKLAAELKVDSAEHLLAASEEGLKAMAESGVLAVLLPATAFSLRKSYAPARKMIEMGVPVALATDCNPGSCYCESMEMVFRLALLGMGLSMEESLVASTLNAAYAIGMASHVGSLERGKKADFVVLDGETPGIMAYHLGWRNIKEVYKMGQRFSSEV; translated from the coding sequence ATGACCTTAAAGCTTTTCAGAAACGCCAGAATATACACCCCCTTGGATAAGGGAAGGCCCTTGAAGGGGAGCGAAATGAATCAAATTTATTCTGAGGAAAAGGGAGCAATCCTCGTAAGGGATGGCTATATCGAATCAATTGGTCAAGAATTAGAAGTACTAAAATCTGTCACGGAAGATGCCTTGGAGATCGACCTGGGCGGTCGATGCGTTATTCCCGGCTTCGTAGATCCCCATACACATGCGTGTTTTGTCGGAACCAGGGAAAGGGAATTTATAATGCGCCTCCAAGGAGCCTCATATCTTGAAATACTCAAAATGGGCGGAGGCATTCTTTCCACCGTCGATAGAGTCAGGTCGGCAAGTCGCGATGAGCTTTATGCAAGCACTGAAGAAGTAATAAATAGAGCTTTGAAGAATGGCACCACTGCCATGGAAATAAAAAGCGGGTACGGCCTTTCCTTAGAGCACGAAGTCAAAATGCTCGAGGTCATAGATGCGTTAAAGGGCAAACCTGTCGATATAGTCGCAACTTTTATGGGTGCCCATGCGGTGCCGCGGGAGTACAAAGACAATCCGAAAGCCTATGTTGATCTCGTAGTGGAGGAAATGATACCCCACATTGCTGCTAAGGGATTGGCCAGATATTGTGACGTATTTTGCGAAGAAGGCGTCTTTTCCGTTGACGATGCCAAGAGGATCTTGTTGGCGGCAAGGAAATGCGGTCTGGGCTTAAAAATTCACGCTGACGAAGTGTATGATTTAGGCGGAGCAAAATTAGCCGCCGAGCTTAAGGTTGATTCAGCTGAACACCTACTTGCGGCAAGCGAGGAAGGCTTAAAAGCAATGGCTGAAAGTGGTGTGCTCGCTGTGTTGCTGCCGGCGACGGCCTTCAGCCTCAGGAAATCCTATGCCCCCGCAAGGAAGATGATAGAAATGGGAGTTCCTGTTGCATTGGCAACGGACTGCAATCCCGGTTCCTGCTATTGCGAATCGATGGAGATGGTATTTAGACTTGCCCTGTTGGGCATGGGCTTATCGATGGAAGAATCGCTTGTGGCTTCGACGCTTAACGCTGCCTATGCCATAGGCATGGCAAGTCATGTAGGCAGTTTGGAAAGGGGGAAAAAGGCCGATTTTGTCGTTCTAGACGGAGAAACGCCAGGTATCATGGCCTACCATTTGGGATGGCGAAACATAAAAGAGGTATACAAAATGGGCCAAAGATTTTCATCGGAGGTGTAG
- the tsaE gene encoding tRNA (adenosine(37)-N6)-threonylcarbamoyltransferase complex ATPase subunit type 1 TsaE → MAVKYFLMDHLYSYIIRSPKMMLDLGSVIASLVFPGLVIYLDGKLGTGKTTLVRGIAWALGWRGVRSPSFTLVNEYPTDPPMAHIDLYRLERTEFEDIAVEEYIDNGFFVAIEWGKPDYFPYINKWWHVMILYDDDLIKREERKVKITAFGDKAEERLKHLDRVVSSWAL, encoded by the coding sequence ATGGCGGTGAAATATTTTTTGATGGATCATTTATATTCTTACATTATTAGATCGCCAAAAATGATGTTAGATTTGGGAAGCGTTATTGCTTCTCTCGTCTTTCCGGGTTTGGTGATTTACCTGGATGGGAAACTAGGCACGGGTAAGACCACGCTTGTCAGAGGCATTGCTTGGGCATTAGGTTGGCGCGGAGTTAGAAGTCCCTCTTTTACTCTTGTCAATGAATATCCCACTGATCCGCCAATGGCGCACATTGATCTTTATCGTTTAGAGAGAACCGAATTTGAGGATATCGCCGTCGAGGAATACATTGACAACGGCTTTTTTGTTGCCATTGAGTGGGGAAAGCCCGATTATTTCCCCTATATAAATAAATGGTGGCATGTAATGATCTTATATGATGATGACTTAATCAAAAGAGAAGAAAGAAAAGTTAAAATAACTGCATTTGGAGATAAAGCTGAAGAAAGATTAAAACACTTAGATAGGGTGGTCTCGTCATGGGCTCTTTAA
- a CDS encoding aldehyde ferredoxin oxidoreductase family protein has protein sequence MEQKWFPDAKVLEVDLSKGTIKSQVLPGEIYRLYPGGSALGTYLLLRTMKSKVDPLSEDNVITFSVSPLVGLPISGANRLSINTKSPLTGGIADSQSGGFFAAHLKSNGWDSIVVKGCSPKPVYLYVDGDHVELKDATSLWGKVTAEVERAIKDELRDNHVEIAQIGPAGEKKVRFACVINMANRANGRNGTGAVMGSKNLKAIVVKRKASQRPFDGDGFKSLVKRVTDALQDSEAHRSLHKYGTAGVLASFNNAGYLPSKNWTSGYLHDGFNISGQAMTKTILKREDTCFGCVVKCKRVVEVPGKIDSIYGGPEYESCAALGSYCGVTDLEAVAYANQLCNMYGMDTISCGATIAFAMECFESGIIDTVDTDGIELNFGNGSALVKMVEKIAKKEGFGGILAEGSARAAKVIGRGSEKLLVTVKGQEFPAHMPQWKAALGLVYAINSYSADHQSSEHDHILAADPTSSERNRLAKIGVWKGSKEFRSLDEEKVRFAFNTHCFYYLMNTLCLCQFIAGPGWQIIGPSEVVELCQSGIGWDTSVYELMLIGERQVNMMRFFNSREGFTKDNDTLPEKVFIPLSGGPSDGVHLDREEFKSALEMFYKVAQWDPSNGNPMEGALRRLSLGWLLS, from the coding sequence ATGGAGCAAAAATGGTTTCCCGATGCTAAGGTGCTGGAGGTTGATCTCTCAAAAGGGACGATTAAATCGCAAGTTTTGCCGGGCGAGATCTATAGGCTATATCCGGGTGGTTCTGCTTTAGGAACCTATCTGTTGCTTAGAACAATGAAAAGCAAGGTAGATCCCTTATCCGAAGATAATGTCATCACCTTTTCTGTGTCGCCTCTGGTTGGTTTGCCGATAAGCGGTGCAAACAGGCTTTCCATTAACACCAAAAGCCCCTTGACGGGAGGAATAGCGGATAGTCAATCTGGTGGTTTCTTTGCTGCCCATTTAAAAAGCAACGGCTGGGACTCAATAGTTGTGAAGGGGTGTTCGCCAAAGCCGGTTTATCTTTATGTTGATGGAGATCACGTTGAGTTGAAAGATGCCACTTCATTATGGGGGAAGGTTACGGCTGAGGTTGAGCGGGCAATCAAAGATGAACTTCGCGATAATCACGTTGAAATAGCCCAAATTGGGCCTGCGGGTGAGAAAAAGGTGCGGTTTGCCTGTGTTATAAACATGGCCAATAGGGCTAATGGCAGAAACGGAACAGGTGCTGTAATGGGCTCGAAGAATTTAAAAGCCATTGTGGTTAAGCGCAAGGCTTCTCAAAGGCCCTTCGATGGCGATGGTTTTAAGTCGTTGGTAAAAAGGGTCACCGATGCCTTGCAAGACAGCGAAGCTCATCGATCGCTACATAAATACGGCACAGCCGGTGTACTTGCTAGTTTTAACAATGCGGGATACCTTCCATCAAAGAATTGGACAAGTGGATACCTTCACGATGGTTTCAATATATCAGGGCAGGCTATGACAAAAACCATACTGAAAAGAGAGGACACATGCTTTGGGTGTGTGGTCAAATGCAAAAGAGTAGTGGAAGTCCCGGGCAAGATTGACAGCATATACGGAGGCCCCGAGTATGAGTCATGTGCTGCTTTGGGATCGTACTGTGGCGTTACTGATCTCGAGGCAGTAGCATACGCTAACCAGTTATGCAATATGTATGGTATGGATACAATAAGCTGTGGCGCAACAATAGCCTTTGCCATGGAATGCTTTGAAAGTGGAATCATAGATACCGTTGACACAGATGGCATAGAATTGAACTTCGGAAATGGCAGTGCGCTAGTGAAAATGGTAGAAAAAATAGCTAAGAAAGAAGGATTTGGCGGCATACTTGCCGAAGGAAGCGCGAGAGCCGCAAAGGTAATAGGCAGAGGATCGGAAAAGCTTTTGGTAACGGTGAAGGGACAGGAATTTCCGGCCCATATGCCTCAATGGAAAGCTGCCCTAGGATTGGTTTACGCGATTAATTCTTATAGCGCAGATCACCAATCGAGCGAACACGATCATATTCTAGCCGCTGATCCCACATCTAGTGAGCGAAATAGGTTAGCCAAGATTGGCGTTTGGAAGGGGTCTAAAGAATTTAGATCTCTTGACGAGGAAAAAGTAAGATTTGCTTTCAATACTCATTGTTTTTACTATTTGATGAACACTCTATGTTTGTGTCAGTTTATTGCCGGGCCTGGCTGGCAAATCATCGGACCCAGCGAAGTCGTAGAACTTTGCCAAAGCGGAATTGGTTGGGATACTTCTGTGTATGAACTAATGCTCATCGGTGAACGACAGGTCAATATGATGCGCTTTTTCAATTCTCGTGAAGGTTTTACAAAGGATAACGACACTTTGCCTGAAAAGGTTTTTATCCCCCTCTCAGGCGGACCCAGCGATGGAGTGCATTTAGACAGGGAGGAATTTAAAAGTGCGCTCGAAATGTTTTACAAAGTAGCTCAATGGGATCCAAGCAATGGCAATCCTATGGAGGGTGCACTAAGGCGTTTGTCTTTAGGTTGGCTTCTCAGTTAA
- the tsaB gene encoding tRNA (adenosine(37)-N6)-threonylcarbamoyltransferase complex dimerization subunit type 1 TsaB: MGSLKSNDCLVLGVDCSTKYTAIGCVRCERVIGEISLDLGRYQSSLLPGLVDELLGFWGFKLTNVDALAVTIGPGYFTGLRVGLSYVTTLAYALEVPVIPLSSLKVLAGDFIEAKNVITVPVIWARGTQYYSCIFESDGEDLKEIAAPDVLDERDIIAKAKDMSLEKGKTVFVIGDDVARFQEKPSGIHFLADGVRGGNVAKLGFKMRSCARSPMQIEALYLRRPY, translated from the coding sequence ATGGGCTCTTTAAAATCCAACGATTGTCTAGTACTGGGGGTAGATTGCTCTACGAAATATACCGCCATTGGATGCGTTAGGTGCGAGAGGGTAATTGGAGAAATTTCCCTCGACCTGGGCAGATACCAATCCTCCCTTCTTCCGGGTTTGGTAGACGAATTGTTAGGTTTTTGGGGTTTCAAACTGACGAACGTCGATGCCTTGGCCGTAACAATCGGCCCGGGTTATTTTACCGGCCTTCGCGTCGGGCTGTCTTATGTCACAACCTTAGCCTACGCGTTGGAAGTGCCCGTAATTCCGCTTTCTTCGTTAAAGGTTCTGGCCGGCGATTTTATTGAAGCTAAAAATGTGATCACAGTGCCCGTAATTTGGGCGAGGGGGACTCAATATTACTCTTGCATTTTTGAAAGTGACGGAGAGGATTTAAAAGAAATAGCTGCCCCTGATGTCTTGGACGAGCGGGATATCATTGCAAAGGCAAAAGATATGTCTTTAGAGAAAGGGAAAACGGTATTTGTGATTGGCGATGACGTAGCACGTTTTCAAGAAAAACCTTCAGGAATTCATTTCCTGGCAGACGGCGTAAGAGGCGGCAATGTAGCCAAGCTCGGTTTTAAGATGAGAAGCTGCGCCAGATCACCAATGCAGATTGAAGCTTTGTATTTAAGAAGACCGTACTAA
- a CDS encoding 4Fe-4S dicluster domain-containing protein, with protein MAKFVVDVNENWCKGCGLCVAICPKKVLEFNERVKSEPVRIDDCIGCHQCENICPDFAITVKEAKPDA; from the coding sequence TTGGCAAAATTTGTTGTGGACGTAAATGAAAATTGGTGCAAGGGTTGCGGGCTATGCGTGGCAATATGCCCTAAGAAGGTGTTGGAATTTAACGAGAGAGTGAAATCGGAGCCGGTAAGGATTGACGATTGTATTGGATGTCATCAGTGCGAAAATATCTGTCCTGATTTCGCTATTACGGTTAAGGAGGCGAAACCAGATGCCTAA
- a CDS encoding NAD(P)H-hydrate dehydratase: MIPLYTAEMAKKIDKTLMEDFSLPGTVLMENAGRSVASHVSELMKDKNGKVLICAGPGNNGGDGFVAGRHLLNYGYEVKLITSLPMFELYKGDALINANAFIKVGGNICFSNELSDLKLEKMIKDADLCIDALLGVGFKGAPQGEIARLIEAINKAALVVSIDVPSGVDSSSGRVPGVAVKADVTVTMHLHKIGLYVAPGCTYAGKVLLADIGVPPMLGALTYNTNCFLWNEESSIDALPNRPLDIHKGNRGSVAILGGSDLYRGAPLLASMGALRAGAGIVYMILPEKVYEQTGQFLPEAIGVPVRSDEYFLTTKALDAVSAIEDRIDVLIVGPGMGRREETVDLVVKLWQEYPKNMIYDADGLYALSLNSAALDRRDNVILTPHEGEAGRLLDCCASRVHENRLEATERLSLKYGPVVLKGFHSIIGDGLRYLVCNAGSPALSVPGSGDVLSGVIGALYVSGLDPVDSAGLAVWLHAKAGENLSCLEGVDGSLAREIADQVRFVMGDIRYAKEKNRLGRRVGKDGKDTPAWF, encoded by the coding sequence ATGATTCCTCTTTATACAGCAGAAATGGCTAAAAAAATAGATAAGACACTCATGGAAGATTTTTCACTTCCGGGTACAGTTTTAATGGAAAATGCAGGAAGGTCCGTGGCATCGCATGTTTCGGAATTGATGAAAGATAAAAATGGGAAAGTTTTAATATGTGCGGGTCCGGGCAATAATGGAGGAGACGGCTTCGTTGCGGGAAGACATCTCTTAAACTATGGTTACGAAGTTAAATTGATCACTTCTTTGCCAATGTTCGAACTTTACAAAGGAGATGCACTGATAAATGCCAACGCCTTTATAAAGGTGGGAGGTAATATCTGCTTTTCCAATGAGTTATCGGATCTGAAACTAGAAAAAATGATAAAGGATGCGGACCTATGTATCGATGCCTTATTAGGCGTGGGCTTTAAGGGAGCTCCCCAAGGTGAAATTGCAAGATTAATCGAGGCTATTAATAAGGCCGCTTTAGTCGTCTCAATAGATGTCCCAAGTGGGGTAGATTCTTCGTCGGGGCGAGTTCCCGGAGTTGCGGTTAAGGCAGACGTTACCGTAACGATGCACCTGCACAAAATCGGGCTTTATGTGGCCCCTGGCTGCACCTATGCAGGAAAGGTTCTGTTGGCGGATATTGGCGTACCTCCCATGTTGGGAGCTTTGACCTATAACACTAACTGTTTTTTGTGGAACGAAGAATCGTCTATCGATGCACTGCCCAATAGGCCTCTAGACATACATAAGGGCAACAGGGGAAGTGTCGCTATTCTCGGAGGGTCCGATCTTTATCGCGGTGCTCCCCTACTTGCATCCATGGGGGCATTGAGAGCGGGAGCCGGTATAGTGTATATGATTTTACCCGAGAAGGTTTATGAACAAACAGGCCAATTCTTGCCAGAAGCCATTGGCGTTCCAGTGAGATCGGACGAGTATTTTTTGACGACCAAGGCGCTTGATGCAGTCAGTGCGATAGAAGACAGGATAGACGTATTGATCGTTGGACCAGGTATGGGCAGAAGAGAAGAAACTGTAGATTTAGTTGTGAAACTTTGGCAGGAATATCCTAAAAACATGATTTACGACGCTGACGGATTATATGCCCTTTCTCTCAATTCTGCTGCTTTAGACAGGAGAGATAATGTAATCTTAACCCCACACGAAGGAGAAGCAGGCAGATTGTTGGATTGCTGTGCTTCGCGTGTGCATGAAAATCGGCTGGAAGCGACAGAAAGGCTCAGTCTTAAATACGGACCTGTTGTATTGAAGGGTTTTCACAGCATCATCGGTGATGGTTTGCGTTATCTTGTTTGCAACGCCGGAAGCCCGGCCCTTTCGGTGCCGGGTTCGGGGGACGTATTGAGCGGAGTTATTGGAGCTTTATACGTCTCTGGGCTTGATCCTGTCGATAGCGCTGGTCTGGCGGTGTGGTTGCATGCTAAAGCGGGAGAAAACCTAAGTTGTCTTGAAGGTGTTGACGGATCTTTGGCGCGGGAAATTGCCGATCAGGTAAGATTCGTAATGGGGGATATTCGATATGCCAAGGAGAAAAATAGATTGGGAAGAAGAGTTGGAAAAGACGGAAAGGATACGCCGGCGTGGTTTTAG